A window from Methylococcus mesophilus encodes these proteins:
- a CDS encoding tyrosine-type recombinase/integrase, with the protein MARAVRSTGLESRTARLKLEAGKRHALNIGPGASLVYRRGKSGAGAWFCRVVDSSDKESLTKIGPADDYADSDDVLVLNFSQAQARCREISAEARLPPHKRVKPLTVAEAAEHYMGWFRVHRKSFKDTERTISAHILPKLGAKQVHELTVRELRKWHEGLCTVPPRKRLKAGESGVQHLSAWEATPDNMRARKSTANRVLTVLKAILNKAFQDGLAVDDSEWRRVKPFGRVDEPVIRFLSVDECTRLVNACPADFRQLVRASLLTGARYGELARMMVGDFHYGTGAVRISGEGKTGRARWVPLNEEGQAFFLGMAAGKLDQDLLFMREDRQPWGSSHQCRRLADACKIARIEPAISFHDLRHSYASLLAQAGADLLTISKLLGHADTRITSRHYAHLCDRTLAAAVQSKLPSFGVPESSNVVTLRGR; encoded by the coding sequence ATGGCACGCGCAGTACGATCAACAGGGCTAGAGAGCCGGACGGCACGGCTCAAGCTCGAAGCCGGCAAACGGCACGCATTAAACATCGGGCCGGGCGCGAGTCTGGTTTACCGTCGGGGGAAATCTGGCGCAGGTGCATGGTTTTGCCGCGTCGTGGATTCATCGGATAAAGAGTCGCTGACCAAGATCGGCCCCGCCGACGACTACGCCGACTCAGACGATGTGCTGGTGCTGAACTTCAGCCAGGCGCAAGCCCGATGCCGGGAGATTTCCGCCGAAGCCCGGTTGCCGCCGCATAAGCGGGTTAAACCGCTGACCGTCGCCGAGGCCGCCGAACACTATATGGGATGGTTCCGCGTGCACCGGAAATCCTTCAAGGACACGGAGCGGACGATCAGTGCCCACATCCTACCTAAACTGGGAGCAAAACAAGTGCACGAGCTGACGGTCCGAGAGCTGCGGAAATGGCACGAAGGACTATGCACCGTGCCCCCACGGAAACGGCTCAAGGCGGGTGAATCCGGCGTGCAGCACCTGTCAGCGTGGGAGGCCACACCGGACAATATGCGGGCGCGGAAGTCGACCGCAAACCGCGTCTTGACCGTGCTGAAAGCGATCTTGAACAAAGCCTTTCAAGACGGACTCGCGGTAGACGACTCAGAGTGGCGGCGGGTCAAACCGTTCGGGCGCGTTGACGAACCCGTGATTCGGTTCCTATCCGTGGACGAATGTACCCGACTGGTGAACGCCTGTCCGGCTGACTTCCGGCAATTGGTCCGGGCTAGCTTACTGACTGGGGCGCGCTATGGCGAGCTGGCGCGGATGATGGTCGGCGACTTCCACTACGGCACCGGCGCGGTGCGGATTTCGGGCGAAGGCAAAACCGGCCGGGCACGGTGGGTACCGCTGAATGAGGAAGGACAGGCGTTTTTCTTAGGTATGGCGGCTGGCAAGCTGGACCAAGACTTATTGTTTATGCGGGAGGACAGACAGCCTTGGGGTAGTTCACACCAGTGCCGCCGGCTGGCGGATGCCTGCAAGATCGCCCGGATCGAGCCGGCGATTTCTTTCCATGACCTACGGCATTCTTACGCATCGTTGCTGGCCCAAGCCGGGGCGGACCTGTTGACCATATCCAAGCTGCTCGGGCACGCGGATACCCGGATCACGTCTCGGCACTATGCCCACCTGTGTGATCGCACCTTGGCGGCGGCCGTGCAGTCCAAATTGCCGAGTTTTGGCGTGCCAGAGTCGTCAAACGTGGTGACGCTACGAGGTCGGTAA
- a CDS encoding type II toxin-antitoxin system RelE/ParE family toxin, translated as MVVHRWVIELIPEAEAELKAIPADIRARFIHISGMIAESGPHHVGMPHVRHLEGRPWEMRMKGRDGIARAVYVAQHGCRLTVIHVFAKKTQKTPRRAIEIAMNRMRTL; from the coding sequence ATGGTGGTACATCGATGGGTCATTGAACTGATCCCGGAAGCAGAAGCGGAGCTGAAAGCGATACCGGCGGACATCCGGGCGCGGTTTATCCATATCAGCGGGATGATCGCCGAGTCCGGTCCGCACCACGTAGGCATGCCGCATGTGCGGCATCTGGAAGGCAGGCCGTGGGAAATGCGGATGAAGGGGCGCGATGGCATCGCCCGCGCCGTCTACGTAGCGCAGCACGGATGCCGGCTTACCGTAATCCATGTGTTCGCCAAGAAGACCCAGAAAACACCCCGTCGTGCCATTGAAATTGCCATGAACCGAATGAGGACGCTATGA
- a CDS encoding helix-turn-helix domain-containing protein — MKTLDELTHELLEDPDVRREYDEMEPEFSIARELVRARAAAGLTQTELAIRMGTTQSVVARMESGARIPSWRSIERFAKALGGRAGVHIELHPAG, encoded by the coding sequence ATGAAAACGCTAGACGAACTGACCCATGAATTGCTGGAAGACCCGGATGTGAGGCGGGAGTACGACGAGATGGAGCCTGAATTCTCCATCGCGCGGGAACTGGTCCGGGCGCGAGCGGCCGCCGGGCTGACTCAAACGGAATTGGCCATACGGATGGGAACCACACAAAGCGTTGTCGCCCGCATGGAAAGCGGAGCCCGTATTCCTTCATGGCGCAGCATCGAGCGATTCGCTAAGGCGCTGGGAGGGCGGGCCGGCGTCCATATCGAGTTGCATCCGGCAGGGTAG
- a CDS encoding DNA primase, producing MKNLCPPNLLRHLSGVRQTGPGKWVAKCPAHEDRTPSLSIRQTEDGRILTHCFVGCGVDDVLVAVGLSVSDLFPPREPPPKGYRPHQGILEHRARDLIVLAAREASICAIVVGDMLDGRGTSVADCLRARQAVETIHGIAREVRHASHR from the coding sequence GTGAAAAATTTGTGTCCGCCAAACCTTTTGCGTCACCTATCGGGCGTCCGGCAGACCGGCCCCGGCAAATGGGTGGCGAAATGCCCCGCGCACGAAGACCGGACGCCCAGCCTGTCGATCCGCCAGACTGAAGACGGCCGCATCCTGACCCACTGCTTCGTCGGTTGCGGCGTCGATGACGTGCTGGTCGCGGTCGGTCTGTCCGTCAGCGACCTCTTTCCACCCCGAGAACCGCCGCCAAAAGGCTATCGACCGCACCAAGGCATCCTTGAGCACCGCGCTCGCGATTTGATTGTGCTGGCGGCGCGCGAGGCCTCCATTTGCGCCATCGTGGTTGGCGACATGCTCGACGGCAGGGGCACAAGCGTTGCTGACTGCCTGCGGGCACGCCAAGCCGTCGAGACGATCCACGGCATTGCTCGAGAGGTGCGCCATGCGAGCCACCGCTGA